The following proteins come from a genomic window of Pseudochaenichthys georgianus chromosome 19, fPseGeo1.2, whole genome shotgun sequence:
- the LOC117464792 gene encoding protein outspread isoform X6 translates to MSLKDNACRKFQANIFNKSKCQNCFKPRESHLLNDEDLNQAKPIYGGWLLLAPEGTNFDNPLHRSRKWQRRFFILYEHGLLRYALDEMPSTLPQGTINMNQCSDVIDGESRTGQKNSLCILTPEKEHFIRAECKEIINGWQEALTVYPRTNKQNQKKKRKVDPPCHQEPGPAKVTVTSSGGGSIPCLPSSIAGAERVPMSRTTLWQEESRWSRASIPCSRSASCLSQLGQSQPESSVTTQDDAGSMSTGRKVRVESGYFSLEKTKSEPSPQFALSPQSVQPPQHLPLSSSASSSSVGALSPRYISESDSLTSPYPPSQDPLPSPGALVSPSYSTISSSQSSLDSEPSGSTPTWEGRCGGGGGSTGSVGGGGGRVGRPGREYTALSDVPRARRMSYREAFRSEKKRQELRARTRSPGREEVARLFGQERRRSQVMGRFEEGQSEEHMDTSSSNEPSANPTLIQRQGRSERRYLASKHDLSLDAGKDRSVPDVSSSTFANLRRAKSLDRRVTESSMTPDLLNFKKGWMTKLYEDGMWKKHWFVLTDQNLRYYKDSIAEEASLMDGEIDLSTCYDVKEFPVQRNYGFQILCKEGACTLSAMTSGIRRNWIQAIMTNVRPTIAPDVTRSLPEEKAQANVMLEPCPQASPELSTSPEAPKSFVHTQTSGSNASGPLSEQRKSRVRERRRDGRSKTFDWSEFKMEQTEKRAKERADTVDLTSSFSTTSSFCSTSSSPSSLESSPISTSSLQTSSLSGAHPPSMTPEADKESVRRGVLPHGTTSAPHMPNTVTVTMTSTLNTTSPVPPSIPECHEQGKMEVDHPAAMHPASEDKKKNKNPDVHQEIEQRWHQVETTPLREEKQVAINTASGNSSNSDRLPADELAVLLDKELGEKQQELDRLQKQNNVLKEHLEDALGREHSARQGYVLQSATSPSSSPQRVPWQRLHALNEDLQGELETQKQKQDLAQQQIRTLKRSYTEAQDAVDHHESGIQALQTKLASAMAEIWASEQAVARMRNELKLEQNRSKEQEDEYGRGEATLRAQLKDSEDRLREVEASLLERNQALRHLERQQALQRDHVREIQRLQEQLQEVTARIHVTEEGQALKEERLRKDQHSLQESHEKERQNLCRKLAEAETAQKEMEVRVLEAEQQVDALLRGRQASGAKESREEMLKLREELAQKTDMVESLRESVRRLEEEKGHLTCRCQELLNQIAEADREVNKLRNRLETEEADYYTLEHSYERATQEFQKMSQFLREKEEEIRQTKEMYERLMVRKEEDLKEALIKMAALGNSLEETEQKLQAKEELLCHTSQNLLDRVEPCSAEKDLQAKLVVAEDRIAELEQHLNALQLGYADLRMERQHIPDKSKKARLKTSASLAANTDLLLTYDNSSKTENSQDDKESQAKRPRIRFSTIQCQKYISLEGMDTINASTAFADTTQLVNEDVKEDTDFSKGNISDITFSPSSDPEKFISIIHALETKLLATEDTLRNLTQNVGEQSNQAEDASQDDLKMTDTNPIPNKEFSNGSGTQSSAANKHYAKALLCVESSREKVRTILNGSHVTTGSQLHSLSEIENHLFNASLFIRQGQTTEEQSPVVHANTTPETLDKEALHLFAKTLSFEAVVLNKMALLLQTSKSDLLQSLAEIWEDLENIQRGDKECLAIVYADVLTRKLMLESSFWKELEKAETDVAKSKEESVSADVDSTVIFNTLIKAELAYTIQNLKMCYEEKFKILKREITEAHDNLHQREMALKTIIEASKRPDLINVIKEVKNNFEFGEQKLADISPPELAPYMEQIEMEEARDLAEEVVDRHLAREMPSCGINSIESLQHAHDDLANELQRQAKILHKFAQEIENGGNHPRLAQMIHGLLGHQTSHGLTSTSVCMRDALIQAQVVYVACRLQAMHEQDLGWCKQTGQNMDALVQQHARKVNAIQENYEASLKEERLTLTQAVSTLKKENHTLKSEISKRVNQLSQQQDQLALLEERFQKDTEELKQRHTHELSQAEKGRASTELALMDTTADTQQKLEVLLVDMETMEGRHEGHVRKLEEQFEQRICELQQIHKGEIEKLHSQYVENVQCIQQHNQGLEVSHSPPCDEAPTPMDEEEQGKGEDAHTRSEVDSMLVLKDRIQELEAQMSTMKDELENKHLEGDVASLREKYQRDFESLKATCERGFATMEDTHHKVINDLQRQHQREIAKLMEERERLLAEETAATIAAIEAMKNAHKEELNKTHRSQLSGLNADIDELRLQYEEELQSIHRELEVLSEQYSQKCLENAHLAQALEAERQALRQCQRENQELNAHNQELNNRLTTEITRMRSCFSGETAMSPLTQGKDVYELEVLLRIKESEIQYLKQEIHSLKDELQSALRDKKYATEKYKDIYTELSIVKAKADCDISKLKEKLLIATEALGERNVDGTVTPGYDIMKSKSNPEFLKKERSNAAKQSRGLRSKSLKEGLTVLERMKLFEAKDSKKI, encoded by the exons CCCAGCACCCTGCCACAGGGGACGATCAATATGAACCAGTGCTCCGACGTCATCGACGGAGAGTCCAGGACGGGGCAGAAGAACTCGCTGTGCATCCTGACCCCGGAGAAAGAGCACTTTATACGCGCTGAGTGCAAAGAAATTATCAACGG GTGGCAGGAGGCTCTGACTGTTTACCCCCGGACCAACAAGCAGAACCAGAAGAAGAAACGCAAAGTGGACCCACCCTGTCACCAG GAGCCCGGCCCTGCCAAGGTGACGGTAACAAGCAGCGGGGGGGGCAGCATCCCCTGCCTGCCCAGCAGCATCGCCGGCGCCGAGAGGGTCCCGATGAGCCGCACCACTCTGTGGCAGGAGGAGAGCCGCTGGAGCCGCGCCTCCATCCCCTGCAGCCGCAGCGCCTCCTGCCTCAGCCAGCTGGGCCAGAGCCAACCGGAGTCCAGTGTCACTACTCAGGACG ATGCCGGATCCATGAGCACTGGACGCAAGGTACGAGTGGAGAGCGGCTACTTCTCCCTGGAGAAGACCAAGTCGGAGCCCTCCCCACAGTTTGCCCTGTCCCCACAGTCTGTGCAGCCGCCCCAGCACCTGCCGCTGTCCTCTTCAGCCTCGTCCTCCTCTGTAGGAGCTCTCAGTCCCAGGTACATCTCAGAGTCAGACTCCCTAACATCCCCTTATCCTCCCTCCCAAGATCCTCTCCCTTCTCCAGGTGCGCTTGTGTCCCCCAGCTACTCCACCATCAGCTCCTCCCAGAGCTCGCTGGACTCCGAGCCCAGCGGGAGTACGCCCACCTGGGAGGGACGCTGCGGTGGTGGAGGAGGCAGCACCGGGAGTGTGGGTGGTGGAGGAGGCAGAGTGGGGCGGCCTGGCAGGGAGTACACTGCGCTGTCTGATGTGCCTCGCGCTCGCAGAATGAGCTACCGTGAAGCTTTCCGCTCAGAGAAAAAGCGCCAAGAGCTGAGGGCACGGACACGGAGTCCCGGCAGAGAGGAGGTGGCTCGGCTGTTTGGGCAGGAGCGCAG ACGTTCTCAAGTCATGGGCCGATTCGAGGAAGGTCAGTCTGAAGAGCACATGGACACAAGCAGCTCCAATGAGCCCTCGGCTAACCCCACGCTAATCCAGAGACAAGGGCGCAGCGAGAGGCGCTATCTGGCTAGTAAACAT GACCTGTCCCTGGATGCAGGAAAGGACCGTTCAGTCCCTGATGTGTCCAGCTCCACTTTTGCTAACTTAAGAAGAGCCAAGTCCCTGGACCGCAGAGTCACCGAGTCCTCCATGACT CCAGATCTGCTGAACTTCAAAAAAGGATGGATGACAAAGCTGTACGAAGATGGGATG TGGAAGAAACACTGGTTTGTCCTGACTGATCAGAATTTGCGATACTACAAGGACTCAATAGCCGAGGAG GCTTCATTAATGGATGGTGAGATCGACCTCTCCACTTGTTATGATGTCAAAGAGTTCCCGGTCCAGAGGAACTACGGCTTCCAAATCCTG TGTAAGGAGGGAGCGTGCACCCTGTCTGCCATGACCTCTGGAATCCGTCGCAACTGGATCCAGGCCATCATGACGAATGTGCGGCCCACTATTGCCCCTGATGTCACTCG ATCCCTCCCTGAAGAGAAGGCACAAGCCAATGTGATGTTAGAGCCGTGTCCACAggcctcacctgagctgagcacAAGTCCTGAAGCCCCAAAGTCCTTCGTCCACACACAGACATCTGGAAGCAACGCCTCTGGCCCTCTCTCCGAGCAACGTAAAAGCCGAGTCCGTGAGCGCAGACGAGACGGTCGCTCCAAGACTTTTGACTGGTCCGAGTTTAAAATGGAGCAGACAGAAAAGCGAGCAAAGGAGCGAGCGGACACAGTGGACCTCACTTCATCTTTCTCTACAACGTCCTCGTTTTGCTCTACCTCCTCTTCGCCTTCCTCATTAGAGTCCTCTCCTATCTCTACCTCCTCCCTCCAAACGTCCTCTCTGTCAGGCGCTCACCCACCTTCTATGACCCCAGAAGCAGACAAGGAGAGTGTTAGGAGGGGCGTCCTCCCACATGGCACAACCAGTGCCCCGCACATGCCAAATACTGTTACCGTCACTATGACTTCCACGCTTAACACGACATCACCAGTACCGCCATCAATACCTGAATGCCATGAGCAAGGAAAGATGGAAGTGGACCACCCAGCAGCAATGCATCCTGctagtgaagataagaagaaaaataaaaaccCGGATGTCCATCAAGAGATCGAGCAGCGGTGGCATCAGGTGGAGACGACGCCGTTAAGAGAAGAGAAGCAAGTTGCCATCAACACAGCTTCCGGAAACTCTAGTAACTCTGACAGATTGCCGGCTGATGAGCTTGCGGTGCTGCTGGACAAAGAG TTGGGAGAGAAGCAGCAGGAGCTGGACCGACTGCAGAAGCAAAACAATGTTTtaaaagagcacctggaggaTGCACTCGGGAGGGAACACAGTGCCAGACAGGGCTATGTGCTGCAG AGTGCAACATCCCCTTCCTCTTCACCGCAAAGAGTGCCGTGGCAGCGCCTGCACGCGCTTAATGAAGATTTGCAGGGCGAGTTGGAAACCCAAAAGCAAAAGCAGGATCTTGCTCAGCAGCAGATTCGGACACTAAAGCGAAGCTACACAGAAGCACAGGATGCGGTAGACCACCACGAGTCTGGTATTCAGGCTCTGCAGACTAAGCTAGCATCTGCAATGGCCGAAATCTGGGCGAGCGAACAGGCTGTTGCCAGAATGCGCAATGAGCTCAAGCTCGAACAGAATCGTTCAAAGGAACAAGAAGATGAATATGGGCGCGGTGAGGCCACACTACGTGCCCAGCTAAAGGACAGTGAGGATAGACTCCGTGAAGTAGAAGCCAGCCTCTTGGAGAGAAACCAGGCCCTCAGGCACCTGGAGCGCCAGCAGGCCCTGCAACGAGACCATGTTAGAGAGATTCAACGGCTCCAGGAGCAGCTGCAAGAGGTCACTGCTAGGATACATGTGACCGAAGAGGGTCAAGCACTAAAGGAGGAGCGCCTGAGGAAGGATCAGCACAGCCTGCAAGAGAGTCATGAGAAGGAAAGGCAGAATCTGTGTCGAAAATTAGCCGAGGCTGAAACTGCACAGAAAGAGATGGAGGTCCGTGTGCTAGAGGCGGAGCAGCAGGTGGACGCCTTGTTAAGAGGCAGGCAGGCTTCTGGGGCAAAAGAAAGCAGGGAGGAAATGCTGAAGTTGCGAGAGGAACTGGCCCAGAAGACCGACATGGTGGAGTCACTAAGGGAGAGTGTGCGCAGGCTAGAAGAAGAGAAAGGCCATCTCACCTGCCGCTGTCAGGAGCTTCTTAACCAGATAGCAGAAGCAGACCGTGAGGTGAACAAGCTTCGCAATCGCCTCGAAACAGAAGAAGCCGATTACTACACCCTAGAGCACTCCTATGAGAGGGCTACTCAAGAGTTTCAGAAAATGAGCCAGTTCCTACGAGAAAAAGAGGAGGAGATCCGGCAGACTAAGGAAATGTATGAGAGGCTGATGGTACGCAAGGAGGAGGATTTGAAAGAAGCCCTTATTAAAATGGCTGCACTTGGCAACAGCTTGGAGGAAACGGAACAGAAGTTGCAAGCGAAGGAGGAGCTTCTTTGTCATACGAGTCAAAATCTCTTGGATAGAGTTGAACCCTGTAGTGCTGAGAAGGACCTGCAGGCCAAGCTTGTTGTTGCAGAGGATCGCATAGCAGAGCTTGAGCAGCATCTCAATGCCCTGCAGCTGGGCTATGCTGACCTACGCATGGAAAGGCAGCACATCCCAGACAAGAGCAAGAAGGCGAGGCTTAAAACCTCCGCCTCCTTAGCAGCGAACACCGATCTCTTACTTACCTATGACAATTCATCCAAGACGGAGAACTCCCAAGATGATAAGGAGTCTCAAGCAAAGAGACCAAGGATACGTTTTTCCACAATTCAGTGCCAGAAATACATAAGTCTCGAGGGCATGGACACTATCAATGCGAGCACCGCGTTTGCAGACACAACACAACTTGTAAACGAGGATGTTAAGGAAGATACCGATTTTAGTAAAGGGAACATCTCTGATATTACTTTCTCTCCCAGTAGTGACCCAGAGAAGTTCATTTCTATCATACACGCCCTAGAGACTAAGCTGCTAGCCACAGAGGATACACTCAGAAACCTCACACAAAATGTAGGGGAGCAATCCAACCAAGCAGAAGATGCATCTCAGGATGATCTGAAGATGACCGACACAAATCCTATCCCCAATAAGGAGTTTAGTAATGGAAGTGGGACACAGAGTAGTGCTGCCAATAAGCATTATGCCAAGGCCCTGTTGTGTGTGGAGAGCAGTCGAGAGAAAGTCAGGACTATTCTTAATGGCTCTCATGTTACCACCGGTTCACAGCTGCACTCATTGTCAGAGATAGAGAACCATTTGTTCAATGCATCACTGTTCATCCGACAAGGACAAACGACCGAGGAGCAGTCGCCAGTTGTCCATGCAAATACGACCCCAGAGACTCTAGATAAAGAAGCTTTGCACCTCTTTGCCAAAACGTTATCGTTCGAGGCGGTTGTTCTGAATAAAATGGCCTTGTTATTACAGACGTCAAAGTCTGACCTCCTACAGTCTCTTGCCGAGATATGGGAAGACTTGGAGAACATTCAACGAGGTGACAAAGAGTGCTTGGCTATAGTGTATGCTGACGTCTTGACCAGGAAGTTGATGTTAGAAAGTTCATTCTGGAAAGAATTGGAGAAAGCTGAGACGGATGTTGCTAAATCCAAAGAGGAAAGTGTTTCAGCTGATGTTGATTCCACAGTTATCTTTAACACTTTAATTAAAGCTGAGCTAGCCTACACTATTCAAAACCTTAAAATGTGCTATGAAGAGaaattcaaaatactgaaaaggGAGATAACTGAAGCTCATGATAACCTGCATCAAAGGGAAATGGCCTTGAAAACAATTATTGAAGCTTCCAAAAGGCCTGATTtgataaatgtaataaaagaAGTCAAAAATAACTTTGAGTTTGGAGAACAAAAGTTAGCAGACATTTCCCCCCCTGAACTAGCGCCCTACATGGAGCAAATTGAAATGGAAGAGGCTAGAGACTTGGCTGAGGAAGTCGTAGACAGACATTTGGCTCGAGAAATGCCATCTTGTGGTATTAATTCTATTGAATCGCTGCAACATGCACATGACGACTTGGCCAACGAGCTTCAAAGACAAGCAAAAATCCTCCATAAGTTTGCTCAAGAGATAGAAAATGGCGGAAACCATCCTAGACTGGCTCAAATGATCCACGGTCTTCTGGGCCACCAAACCTCACATGGTTTAACAAGTACCTCTGTCTGTATGCGCGACGCCCTAATCCAGGCGCAGGTAGTTTATGTGGCATGCAGGTTACAGGCCATGCATGAACAAGACTTGGGCTGGTGCAAACAGACGGGTCAAAACATGGATGCTCTTGTCCAACAGCACGCCCGAAAAGTCAACGCAATCCAAGAAAATTATGAAGCATCATTAAAGGAGGAGCGCCTGACTTTAACACAAGCCGTTTCCACTCTCAAGAAGGAGAACCATACGCTTAAGAGTGAGATCAGCAAACGTGTGAACCAGCTTTCACAGCAGCAGGACCAACTGGCTCTCCTGGAGGAGCGTTTCCAGAAGGACACTGAAGAGCTGAAACAGAGGCATACGCACGAGCTAAGCCAAGCTGAGAAAGGCCGTGCCTCCACAGAGCTGGCCCTCATGGACACTACAGCTGACACTCAGCAAAAGCTAGAAGTCCTGCTGGTGGACATGGAAACCATGGAGGGGCGGCACGAGGGTCACGTGAGGAAACTGGAAGAGCAGTTTGAACAGCGGATCTGTGAGCTCCAGCAAATCCACAAAGGGGAGATTGAAAAGTTACATTCCCAGTATGTGGAAAACGTTCAATGTATCCAACAGCACAATCAAGGTCTTGAGGTTTCCCACTCGCCTCCTTGTGACGAGGCCCCTACACCAATGGATGAGGAGGAGCAGGGGAAGGGGGAGGATGCACATACCAGGTCCGAGGTGGACTCCATGCTGGTTCTGAAGGACCGGATCCAGGAGCTGGAGGCTCAGATGAGCACCATGAAGGACGAACTGGAGAACAAGCACCTCGAAGGAGATGTGGCCAGCCTGAGAGAGAAATACCAGAGAGACTTTGAGAGTCTTAAG GCTACGTGTGAACGTGGCTTTGCAACAATGGAAGACACACACCACAAGGTGATAAATGACCTCCAGAGGCAGCATCAGAGGGAGATCGCAAAACTtatggaagagagagagagacttttGGCTGAGGAGACTGCTGCCACAATTGCTG ctattGAAGCAATGAAGAATGCACACAAGGAGGAACTGAACAAGACCCACCGTTCCCAACTGAGCGGACTGAACGCTGACATTGATGAACTGCGCTTACAATACGA GGAGGAGCTGCAGTCGATCCACAGAGAACTGGAGGTGCTGTCGGAGCAGTACTCTCAGAAATGTCTGGAGAACGCTCACCTGGCCCAGGCCCTGGAGGCCGAGAGGCAGGCCCTCAGGCAGTGTCAGAGAGAGAACCAGGAGCTCAACGCTCACAACCAG GAACTAAACAACCGACTGACTACAGAGATCACTCGGATGCGCTCCTGCTTCAGTGGAGAAACGGCAATGTCACCACTTACCCAGGGAAAAGATGTGTATGAACTTGAG GTGTTGCTACGAATTAAGGAGTCGGAGATCCAGTATCTTAAGCAGGAGATCCACTCTTTGAAAGATGAACTgcagtctgctttaagg GACAAGAAGTATGCCACAGAAAAATATAAAGACATCTACACAGAGCTCAGCATTGTGAAAGCAAAGGCTGACTGCGACATCAGCAAACTGAAGGAGAAGCTGCTCATTGCAACAGAAGCTTTAGGAGAGAGGAACGTCGATGGAACGGTCACCCCTGGATACG ataTCATGAAATCAAAAAGTAATCCAGAATTCCTGAAAAAGGAACGATCAAACGCCGCCAAGCAATCAAGAGGCCTAAGGTCAAAG